A single region of the Betta splendens chromosome 12, fBetSpl5.4, whole genome shotgun sequence genome encodes:
- the LOC114866614 gene encoding beta-1,3-galactosyl-O-glycosyl-glycoprotein beta-1,6-N-acetylglucosaminyltransferase 4-like isoform X1 produces MNRRLRRLRKKLFLTLSLSVLTFCVLLLIVDKYKFIIEPFTSLEEYLMVQRYNIDCSAIYDRDPVEVGKSLLLRQNETIKDKEINLLNLVSNCSLFLRFRGYDQVCVSDKEKNFPIAYSLVVHKHAWMVERLIRATYSPSNIYCIHYDRKSLTRFIAAMEGLAHCLPNVFIASKLEDVKYAGFSRLKADLNCLSDLLQSEVKWKYVINLCGQDFPLRPNVELVSELKKLNGANMLETRRPTMFKRSRFSRTPPPHDIQLFIGSAYFVLSREFVVFMNSSVVVKDFLAWTKGTYSPDEHFWATIVRLPGVPGEVPRSHPDIPELMSKTRLVKWSLLEGSLYPPCTGVYVRGVCIYGAAEINWLLNYGHWFANKFDTNVDPIAVQCLEETLEKRKNVFQPVAPLECFNYHSPL; encoded by the coding sequence ATGAACAGACGGCTCAGACGACTGAGAAAAAAGCTTTTCTTGACCCTCTCCTTGTCGGTGTTGACCttctgtgtcctgctgctcatcGTTGACAAATACAAGTTCATTATTGAACCTTTTACTTCTTTGGAGGAATATCTGATGGTTCAAAGATACAATATTGACTGTTCAGCCATATATGACAGGGACCCAGTGGAGGTGGGTAAatctctgctcctcagacagaATGAGACTATTAAggacaaggaaataaatctGCTTAATCTTGTTTCAAACTGCTCATTATTTTTGAGGTTCAGAGGTTATGATCAGGTTTGCGTCTCAGATAAAGAGAAAAACTTTCCCATCGCTTACTCTCTGGTTGTACATAAACATGCATGGATGGTAGAGAGACTGATCAGAGCGACGTACTCACCCAGTAACATCTACTGCATCCATTACGATCGGAAGTCTTTGACTCGATTCATTGCTGCTATGGAAGGTCTGGCTCACTGTTTGCCCAACGTCTTCATCGCTTCCAAGCTGGAGGATGTCAAATACGCTGGTTTCAGTCGGTTAAAAGCCGATTTaaactgtctgtctgaccttttGCAGTCAGAAGTGAAGTGGAAGTACGTCATCAACCTGTGTGGTCAAGATTTCCCCCTCAGACCCAACGTTGAGCTGGTGTCAGAACTAAAGAAGCTTAACGGTGCCAATATGCTGGAGACACGTCGACCTACTATGTTTAAGAGATCAAGGTTCTCCAGGACCCCTCCTCCACATGATATACAGTTGTTCATTGGCAGCGCCTATTTTGTTTTGTCACGagagtttgttgttttcatgaaCTCCTCAGTTGTAGTCAAAGACTTTTTGGCTTGGACTAAGGGCACCTACTCCCCAGATGAACACTTCTGGGCCACAATTGTCCGACTGCCCGGCGTACCTGGAGAGGTGCCCAGATCTCACCCTGACATCCCCGAACTGATGAGCAAGACCAGGCTGGTGAAGTGGTCATTATTAGAGGGCAGCCTTTACCCGCCGTGTACCGGAGTATATGTACGTGGTGTTTGTATTTATGGTGCAGCAGAGATTAATTGGTTACTCAACTATGGTCACTGGTTCGCTAACAAGTTTGACACCAATGTGGACCCTATTGCTGTTCAGTGTCTTGAGGAGACgctggagaaaagaaaaaatgtttttcagccAGTAGCACCCCTAGAGTGCTTTAATTATCATTCACCTTTATAG
- the LOC114866614 gene encoding beta-1,3-galactosyl-O-glycosyl-glycoprotein beta-1,6-N-acetylglucosaminyltransferase 4-like isoform X2: MNRRLRRLRKKLFLTLSLSVLTFCVLLLIVDKYKFIIEPFTSLEEYLMVQRYNIDCSAIYDRDPVESEVKWKYVINLCGQDFPLRPNVELVSELKKLNGANMLETRRPTMFKRSRFSRTPPPHDIQLFIGSAYFVLSREFVVFMNSSVVVKDFLAWTKGTYSPDEHFWATIVRLPGVPGEVPRSHPDIPELMSKTRLVKWSLLEGSLYPPCTGVYVRGVCIYGAAEINWLLNYGHWFANKFDTNVDPIAVQCLEETLEKRKNVFQPVAPLECFNYHSPL, from the exons ATGAACAGACGGCTCAGACGACTGAGAAAAAAGCTTTTCTTGACCCTCTCCTTGTCGGTGTTGACCttctgtgtcctgctgctcatcGTTGACAAATACAAGTTCATTATTGAACCTTTTACTTCTTTGGAGGAATATCTGATGGTTCAAAGATACAATATTGACTGTTCAGCCATATATGACAGGGACCCAGTGGAG TCAGAAGTGAAGTGGAAGTACGTCATCAACCTGTGTGGTCAAGATTTCCCCCTCAGACCCAACGTTGAGCTGGTGTCAGAACTAAAGAAGCTTAACGGTGCCAATATGCTGGAGACACGTCGACCTACTATGTTTAAGAGATCAAGGTTCTCCAGGACCCCTCCTCCACATGATATACAGTTGTTCATTGGCAGCGCCTATTTTGTTTTGTCACGagagtttgttgttttcatgaaCTCCTCAGTTGTAGTCAAAGACTTTTTGGCTTGGACTAAGGGCACCTACTCCCCAGATGAACACTTCTGGGCCACAATTGTCCGACTGCCCGGCGTACCTGGAGAGGTGCCCAGATCTCACCCTGACATCCCCGAACTGATGAGCAAGACCAGGCTGGTGAAGTGGTCATTATTAGAGGGCAGCCTTTACCCGCCGTGTACCGGAGTATATGTACGTGGTGTTTGTATTTATGGTGCAGCAGAGATTAATTGGTTACTCAACTATGGTCACTGGTTCGCTAACAAGTTTGACACCAATGTGGACCCTATTGCTGTTCAGTGTCTTGAGGAGACgctggagaaaagaaaaaatgtttttcagccAGTAGCACCCCTAGAGTGCTTTAATTATCATTCACCTTTATAG